A region of Thermus caldifontis DNA encodes the following proteins:
- the leuB gene encoding 3-isopropylmalate dehydrogenase, with protein sequence MRIAVLPGDGIGPEVTEAALRVLKALDEAHGLGLSYQVYPFGGAAIDQFGEPFPEPTQRGVEAAQAVLLGSVGGPKWDNLPRRIRPETGLLALRKSQDLFANLRPAKVFPGLERLSPLKEEIARGVDVLIVRELTGGIYFGEPRGMSEAEAWNTERYSKPEVERVAQVAFQAARKRRKHVTSVDKANVLEVGEFWRKTVEEVRQHFPDVSLEHQYVDAMAMHLVKNPARFDVVVTGNIFGDILSDLASVLPGSLGLLPSASLGRGTPVFEPVHGSAPDIAGKGIANPTAAILSAAMMLEHAFGLVELARRVEGAVARALLEAPPPDLGGQAGTEAFTQEVLRRLK encoded by the coding sequence GTGAGGATTGCGGTTTTACCGGGGGATGGCATTGGCCCCGAGGTGACCGAGGCCGCCCTAAGGGTCCTTAAGGCCCTGGACGAGGCCCATGGGCTTGGCCTTAGCTACCAGGTTTATCCCTTCGGGGGGGCCGCCATAGACCAGTTCGGCGAGCCCTTCCCCGAGCCCACGCAAAGGGGGGTGGAGGCGGCCCAGGCGGTGCTTTTGGGAAGCGTGGGGGGACCTAAATGGGATAACCTTCCCCGCAGGATCCGCCCGGAAACCGGGCTCCTGGCCCTCAGGAAGAGCCAGGACCTTTTCGCCAACCTGCGCCCCGCCAAGGTTTTCCCCGGGCTGGAGCGGCTTTCGCCCCTCAAGGAGGAGATCGCCCGCGGGGTGGATGTGCTCATCGTGCGGGAGCTCACGGGTGGGATCTACTTCGGGGAGCCCCGGGGGATGTCGGAAGCCGAAGCCTGGAACACGGAGCGCTACAGCAAGCCCGAGGTGGAACGGGTGGCCCAGGTGGCCTTCCAGGCGGCCAGAAAGCGGCGCAAGCACGTGACCAGCGTGGACAAGGCCAACGTGCTGGAGGTGGGGGAGTTCTGGCGCAAAACCGTGGAGGAGGTGCGCCAGCACTTCCCCGATGTTTCCCTGGAACACCAGTACGTGGACGCCATGGCCATGCACCTGGTGAAAAACCCCGCCCGCTTTGACGTGGTGGTGACGGGGAACATCTTCGGGGATATCCTTTCCGACCTGGCCTCGGTGCTCCCCGGCTCCTTGGGGCTTCTGCCTTCCGCCTCCTTGGGCCGGGGCACCCCGGTCTTTGAGCCGGTGCATGGCTCCGCCCCCGATATCGCCGGCAAGGGCATCGCCAACCCCACCGCCGCCATCCTCTCCGCCGCCATGATGCTGGAGCACGCCTTCGGCCTGGTGGAGCTGGCGAGAAGGGTGGAAGGGGCCGTGGCGAGGGCGCTCCTCGAGGCGCCCCCGCCGGACCTGGGAGGCCAGGCGGGCACGGAGGCCTTCACCCAGGAGGTGCTCCGCCGGCTAAAATAG
- a CDS encoding Uma2 family endonuclease translates to MLRYRFSAEDFHRMAEAGILPEDARVELVEGEILTMSPVGKRHMATVKRLMDLLFPLQQGRKALLQIQDPLRLSPESEPQPDLALLAYREDFYRDRIPEAQDALLVVEVAETSLEHDLGVKVPLYAKAGVPEVWVVDLMRDRMHVFRKPTGEGYGHQEVLEEGELEILGLKVPVKEVLP, encoded by the coding sequence ATGCTCCGCTACCGCTTCAGCGCCGAGGACTTCCACCGCATGGCCGAAGCCGGCATCCTCCCCGAGGACGCCCGGGTGGAGCTGGTGGAGGGGGAGATCCTAACCATGAGCCCCGTGGGCAAACGCCACATGGCCACAGTCAAACGCCTTATGGACCTTCTTTTCCCTCTGCAACAAGGAAGGAAAGCCCTCCTGCAGATTCAAGACCCCTTAAGGCTCTCCCCGGAAAGCGAACCCCAGCCCGATCTCGCCCTCCTCGCCTACCGGGAGGACTTCTACCGGGACCGGATCCCAGAGGCCCAAGACGCCCTCTTGGTGGTGGAGGTGGCCGAGACCTCCTTGGAGCATGACCTGGGGGTAAAGGTCCCCCTCTACGCCAAAGCGGGGGTGCCCGAGGTCTGGGTGGTGGACCTGATGCGGGACCGGATGCACGTTTTCCGCAAGCCCACCGGCGAGGGCTACGGCCACCAGGAAGTCCTGGAGGAAGGCGAGCTGGAAATCCTGGGGCTCAAGGTCCCCGTGAAGGAGGTGCTGCCGTGA
- a CDS encoding SDR family NAD(P)-dependent oxidoreductase codes for MRKTLILTGASRGIGRALALELARSGYDLVLNARSEGPLREVAEEVRALGAKAEAVAGSAGQAQVAQELVRRAEGLGGFYGYIHNAGVLHPGPLVYELAEPLFLEVLEANLIAGYQLARFAYPLLRKRGEGLAVYVGSGAAESNLPGIGAYAVAKAAEEHLARQLAAEVPEVACFIYRPGVVETDMQRAAREAQGSAAPLLHQVFRGYKEEGRLLTPEKAAEALVRLLQKPRQHHGKIVSWRDA; via the coding sequence ATGAGGAAGACCCTGATCCTCACCGGGGCCAGCCGCGGGATCGGCCGGGCCCTGGCCTTGGAGCTGGCCCGATCCGGCTACGACCTGGTGTTGAACGCCCGCTCGGAAGGCCCCTTGAGGGAGGTGGCGGAGGAGGTTCGCGCCCTGGGGGCCAAGGCGGAGGCGGTGGCGGGAAGCGCCGGCCAGGCCCAGGTGGCCCAAGAGCTGGTGCGGAGGGCCGAGGGCCTAGGGGGGTTTTACGGCTACATCCATAACGCCGGCGTCCTCCACCCGGGGCCCTTGGTCTATGAGCTGGCCGAGCCCCTCTTCTTGGAGGTCCTCGAGGCCAACCTCATCGCCGGCTACCAACTGGCCCGCTTCGCCTACCCCCTTCTGCGGAAAAGGGGGGAAGGGCTGGCGGTGTATGTGGGCTCTGGGGCAGCGGAGTCCAACCTTCCCGGCATCGGGGCCTATGCGGTGGCCAAGGCGGCGGAGGAGCACCTGGCCCGGCAGCTGGCGGCGGAGGTGCCCGAGGTCGCCTGCTTCATCTACCGGCCCGGAGTGGTGGAGACCGACATGCAACGGGCCGCCCGCGAGGCCCAGGGAAGCGCCGCTCCCCTGCTCCATCAGGTTTTTCGCGGGTACAAGGAGGAAGGCCGCCTCCTTACTCCAGAGAAAGCTGCGGAAGCCCTGGTGCGCCTGCTGCAAAAACCGCGGCAACACCATGGCAAGATCGTTTCTTGGAGGGACGCATGA
- a CDS encoding Uma2 family endonuclease, producing MTRHRISLEEFHRMVEARVFPEDLRLELVEGELLEMSPIGKRHAAKVAKLTALFSPLVPHKAILFVQSPLGVGDSELYPDLALLRPRADFYEDHLPQGHEAFLVVEVAETSLHHDLGVKVPLYAKAGVPEVWVVDLEGGRVLVHREPGEGGYKEARTLGPGETLAFMGVEIPVEELL from the coding sequence GTGACCCGCCACCGGATCTCCCTGGAGGAGTTCCACCGCATGGTGGAGGCCAGGGTCTTCCCCGAGGACCTCAGGCTGGAACTGGTGGAAGGAGAGCTTTTGGAGATGAGCCCCATTGGGAAACGCCACGCCGCCAAGGTAGCTAAGCTTACCGCCCTCTTCAGCCCCCTCGTGCCCCATAAGGCCATCCTCTTTGTGCAAAGCCCCTTAGGGGTAGGGGATTCGGAGCTTTATCCCGACCTCGCCCTCCTCCGCCCCCGGGCGGACTTTTACGAGGACCACCTGCCCCAAGGGCACGAGGCCTTTTTGGTGGTGGAGGTGGCGGAGACCTCCCTCCACCACGACCTGGGGGTGAAGGTCCCCCTCTACGCCAAAGCGGGGGTGCCCGAGGTCTGGGTGGTGGACCTGGAAGGGGGAAGGGTCCTGGTGCATAGGGAGCCGGGGGAGGGAGGCTACAAGGAGGCGAGGACCCTGGGGCCGGGCGAGACCCTGGCCTTCATGGGGGTGGAGATCCCCGTGGAGGAACTCCTATGA
- a CDS encoding Uma2 family endonuclease codes for MTRHRISLEEFHRMVEAGVFPEDLRLELVEGELLEMSPIGPKHAYVVRRLTSLLAPLAQENKALLSVQNPLVVGNSELYPDLVLLPPQGDSPHRHPLGQEVLLVVEVAEASLDYDLNIKSSLYAQAGVPEVWVVDLVHRKVHVFRKPRGGRYQERHALEGGELEILGLRIPVKEVLP; via the coding sequence GTGACCCGCCACCGGATCTCCCTGGAGGAGTTCCACCGCATGGTGGAGGCCGGGGTCTTCCCCGAGGACCTCAGGCTGGAACTGGTGGAAGGAGAGCTTTTGGAGATGAGCCCCATTGGCCCCAAGCACGCTTATGTGGTGCGCAGGCTCACCAGCTTGCTAGCCCCCTTGGCCCAGGAGAACAAGGCCCTCCTTTCCGTACAAAACCCCTTGGTGGTGGGCAACTCCGAGCTCTATCCCGACCTGGTCCTCCTCCCCCCTCAAGGGGATAGCCCCCACCGCCATCCCCTGGGCCAAGAGGTCCTCTTGGTGGTGGAGGTAGCTGAGGCTTCCTTGGATTACGACCTCAACATCAAGTCCTCCCTCTACGCCCAAGCCGGGGTGCCCGAGGTCTGGGTGGTGGACCTGGTGCACCGTAAGGTGCACGTTTTCCGCAAACCCCGGGGAGGGAGGTACCAGGAACGGCATGCCTTGGAAGGGGGCGAGCTGGAAATCCTGGGGCTCAGGATACCGGTAAAGGAGGTCCTACCATGA
- a CDS encoding Uma2 family endonuclease: MTRYLFSLEDFHRMAEAGILPEDARVELLEGEIVTMSPVGKKHAYALNTLVDLLAPLVGKAVLSVQNPLVLGPTTEVYPDLVLLTPPRTRYRNRLPEGPDALLVVEVAETSLEHDLGVKVPLYAKAGVPEVWVVDLARNRVHVFRKPTGEGFGHQEVLEEGELEILGLKVPVREVLP; this comes from the coding sequence ATGACCCGTTACCTCTTCTCCCTGGAGGACTTCCACCGCATGGCCGAAGCCGGCATCCTCCCCGAGGACGCCCGGGTGGAGCTTTTGGAGGGGGAGATCGTAACCATGAGCCCGGTCGGCAAAAAACACGCCTACGCCCTCAACACCCTGGTGGACCTCCTGGCTCCTTTGGTGGGAAAGGCGGTCCTTTCCGTGCAAAACCCGCTGGTGCTCGGCCCCACCACCGAGGTCTACCCTGACCTGGTCCTGCTCACACCCCCCCGGACCCGCTACCGGAACCGCTTACCTGAAGGTCCAGACGCCCTCTTGGTGGTGGAGGTGGCCGAGACCTCCTTGGAGCATGACCTGGGGGTGAAGGTCCCCCTCTACGCCAAAGCGGGGGTGCCCGAGGTTTGGGTGGTGGACCTGGCACGGAACCGGGTACACGTTTTCCGCAAGCCCACCGGGGAGGGCTTCGGCCACCAGGAAGTCCTGGAGGAAGGCGAGCTGGAAATCCTGGGGCTCAAGGTCCCCGTGAGGGAGGTGCTGCCGTGA